In Streptomyces sp. NBC_00483, a single window of DNA contains:
- a CDS encoding helix-turn-helix domain-containing protein, which yields MPQSEMPTMRSRRLGAELRRLRSEAGLKVNDAALALECGQPKISQIETGKRGIRRLDLTTLLNLYGVEDDRQRTNLKRLARDIHKVDWWSGQGPLLSDDLRDYLTLEADSSLVRSFEPSVLPGLLQTEAYMREIFTVGAEEDRVEPLVNTRMRRKDLLGGPAEFRLRVVIDMPALHRIPGPRALIREQFEYLMEASGLPNVTIQVLPLDITLPLAQYAPYTLFTMRGEPPVQVAWLEHMTGGTLLEQRPDVEMYTKAWDDLTAAALSPAQSRLYISDRIKQESGP from the coding sequence ATGCCCCAGAGCGAGATGCCCACCATGCGGAGCCGTCGTCTCGGTGCCGAGCTGCGACGACTGCGCTCCGAAGCCGGTCTGAAGGTCAACGACGCGGCACTGGCACTCGAATGCGGGCAGCCGAAGATCAGTCAGATCGAGACGGGAAAACGGGGCATCCGCCGGCTCGACCTGACAACGCTCCTCAATCTGTACGGAGTCGAGGACGACCGGCAGCGCACCAACCTCAAGCGCCTGGCCCGGGACATCCACAAGGTCGACTGGTGGTCGGGCCAAGGGCCGCTGCTGAGCGACGACTTGCGCGACTACCTCACCCTCGAAGCGGATTCCTCGCTCGTGCGGTCCTTTGAACCTTCGGTACTGCCAGGGCTTTTGCAGACAGAAGCATATATGCGAGAGATATTCACCGTGGGGGCCGAAGAGGATCGCGTCGAACCCCTTGTGAATACTCGAATGAGGCGCAAGGATCTACTCGGCGGACCTGCGGAATTCCGCCTGAGAGTGGTCATCGACATGCCCGCACTGCACCGCATACCGGGCCCACGGGCATTGATCCGTGAGCAGTTCGAATACCTGATGGAAGCAAGCGGTCTGCCCAATGTCACCATTCAGGTGCTGCCATTGGACATCACCCTGCCCCTCGCGCAGTACGCTCCGTACACGCTCTTCACGATGCGCGGCGAACCGCCCGTGCAGGTGGCGTGGCTGGAGCACATGACCGGCGGCACGCTCCTTGAGCAGCGCCCCGACGTGGAGATGTACACGAAGGCCTGGGACGACCTGACGGCCGCCGCGCTGTCCCCCGCACAGTCCCGCCTGTACATCAGTGACCGAATCAAGCAAGAAAGTGGGCCGTGA
- a CDS encoding DUF397 domain-containing protein encodes MLPTSAPTASHVEVGSAVWRKSTFSGASNGCVEHAELTSDRRAIRDTKHREFGAVVFESSAWHAFVSSVNSGVLPL; translated from the coding sequence ATGCTCCCCACCTCCGCCCCCACCGCCTCGCACGTCGAAGTCGGGTCAGCGGTCTGGCGAAAGAGTACGTTCAGCGGCGCATCCAATGGATGTGTCGAGCACGCCGAACTCACATCGGACCGGCGGGCAATCCGCGACACGAAGCATAGGGAGTTCGGAGCGGTCGTCTTCGAATCCTCGGCGTGGCACGCATTTGTTTCAAGCGTCAACTCTGGAGTCCTGCCACTATGA
- a CDS encoding ATP-binding protein, with amino-acid sequence MDVAVRTPGELPAETTSFVGRAPELARIKDVFTRSRLVTLTGPGGVGKSRTAMRSARDQLGDFPDGACVVPLSGLSDPELLPHAVCGALGVPEQGGRGVHEVLATHLAGRRTLIVLDTCEHLVDACATLADALLSAAPGLRLIATSRQPLDIPGEQVLPVPPLALPEPEADSRPGAELSDAVRLFVDRAESAAPEFVLTDGNRAAVHALCRRLDGIPLAIELAVARLRVISPEQLLRRLDHRFRLLTGGRRVTVPRHQTLRTTIDWSHELCTDRERLLWARLAVFAGGFDLEAAEVVCADAELPTDEVFDALVGLVDKSIVRHLETGDGSRYRMLDTIREFGLEHLVPAEEEARARRRHRDYYLEVAGQFDAEWFGDGQLPWVRRLVADHENLQAAMEYSFSTPDEPYAGLQLAVRLWGYWVCTALFIQGRHWMRRGLTGSKKPSPERVKALWSTSGFMDVQGERQDNRTLLDEAKEIAETIGDRSGLAWTLAFRTFNRVFLGDYEGCEEQYAEARRMMAELGDEFGMVSTTYYAAGLYVLSGQDSDQGIRLCDEALERMAVIPEERWARGVILWVKSMGLWIRGDHADSIECAREGIRIKLALHDRVGIAQLLDAFAWRAAEEGKASRVAVLHGAADRLWALSVLTPRFAIPLLSGLHEEAARASRVALGEREFQRFYREGEALSTQAAVERALTEDLPSATAVPTPRAPEVAEALTPREREVASLVAVGLTNREIAERLVISKRTADAHVEHILTKLGVGTRTQIAALCASDGKDDEEVGDAAGAGDASGAGDAAGG; translated from the coding sequence ATGGACGTGGCTGTGCGGACGCCGGGCGAGCTGCCCGCGGAGACCACGAGCTTCGTCGGCCGGGCGCCCGAACTCGCCCGGATCAAGGACGTCTTCACCCGCTCGCGCCTGGTCACCCTGACCGGCCCCGGCGGCGTCGGCAAGTCGCGTACGGCGATGCGCTCCGCGCGCGATCAGCTCGGCGACTTCCCCGACGGGGCGTGCGTCGTACCGCTCTCCGGGCTCAGCGACCCCGAACTGCTGCCGCACGCCGTGTGCGGCGCGCTCGGCGTGCCCGAGCAGGGCGGGCGCGGGGTGCACGAGGTGCTCGCCACGCATCTCGCGGGGCGGCGGACGCTGATCGTCCTGGACACTTGCGAGCACCTGGTCGACGCCTGCGCGACGCTCGCCGACGCCCTGCTGAGCGCCGCCCCCGGCCTCCGTCTGATCGCCACCAGCAGGCAGCCCCTCGACATCCCCGGCGAGCAGGTGCTGCCCGTGCCGCCGCTGGCGCTGCCGGAACCGGAAGCGGACAGCCGTCCCGGCGCCGAACTCTCCGACGCGGTCCGGCTGTTCGTGGACCGGGCGGAGTCCGCCGCGCCCGAGTTCGTCCTCACCGACGGCAACCGCGCCGCCGTGCACGCGCTGTGCCGCCGCCTCGACGGCATCCCGCTGGCCATCGAACTCGCCGTCGCCCGGCTGCGGGTGATCTCACCGGAGCAGCTGCTGCGCCGCCTCGACCACCGCTTCCGGCTCCTCACCGGCGGCCGCCGCGTCACCGTGCCGCGCCACCAGACGCTGCGGACGACCATCGACTGGAGCCATGAGCTCTGCACCGACCGGGAGCGGCTGCTCTGGGCGCGGCTCGCCGTGTTCGCCGGCGGGTTCGACCTGGAGGCCGCCGAAGTGGTGTGCGCCGACGCCGAGTTGCCCACGGACGAGGTCTTCGACGCCCTGGTGGGGCTCGTCGACAAGTCCATCGTGCGGCACCTGGAGACCGGAGACGGGTCGCGCTACCGGATGCTCGACACCATCCGCGAGTTCGGCCTGGAACACCTCGTGCCGGCGGAGGAGGAGGCGCGGGCCAGGCGGCGCCACAGGGACTACTACCTGGAGGTCGCCGGACAGTTCGACGCGGAGTGGTTCGGCGACGGTCAACTGCCCTGGGTGCGGCGCCTCGTCGCCGACCACGAGAACCTCCAGGCCGCCATGGAGTACTCGTTCAGTACCCCCGACGAGCCGTACGCGGGACTCCAACTCGCCGTCCGGCTCTGGGGGTACTGGGTCTGCACCGCACTGTTCATCCAGGGCCGGCACTGGATGCGGCGCGGTCTGACCGGATCGAAGAAACCGTCCCCGGAGCGGGTCAAGGCCCTGTGGAGCACCAGCGGTTTCATGGACGTCCAGGGCGAGCGACAGGACAACCGGACCCTGCTCGACGAGGCGAAGGAGATCGCGGAGACCATCGGCGACCGGTCGGGGCTCGCCTGGACGCTGGCGTTCCGCACGTTCAACCGGGTGTTCCTCGGAGACTACGAAGGATGCGAGGAGCAGTACGCCGAGGCACGCCGGATGATGGCCGAACTGGGCGACGAGTTCGGGATGGTGTCGACCACGTACTACGCCGCAGGCCTGTATGTCCTGTCGGGCCAGGACAGCGACCAGGGCATCCGCCTGTGCGATGAGGCGCTGGAGCGCATGGCCGTGATCCCGGAGGAGCGCTGGGCACGCGGGGTGATCCTGTGGGTCAAGTCCATGGGCCTGTGGATCAGGGGCGATCACGCCGACAGCATCGAGTGCGCCCGCGAGGGCATCCGCATCAAGCTCGCCCTGCACGACAGGGTGGGCATCGCCCAGCTCCTGGATGCCTTCGCCTGGCGCGCCGCCGAGGAGGGCAAGGCGTCCCGCGTCGCGGTGCTGCACGGCGCCGCCGACCGGCTGTGGGCGCTGTCGGTCCTGACGCCGCGGTTCGCGATACCGCTCCTGAGCGGGCTGCACGAGGAGGCGGCCCGGGCGTCCCGGGTGGCGCTGGGGGAGCGGGAGTTCCAGCGGTTCTACCGCGAGGGCGAGGCCCTCAGCACACAGGCGGCGGTCGAGCGGGCGCTGACCGAGGATCTGCCGTCGGCCACCGCGGTACCGACCCCGCGCGCACCAGAGGTGGCCGAGGCGCTCACCCCGCGGGAGCGGGAGGTGGCGTCCCTGGTCGCGGTCGGCCTGACCAACCGGGAGATCGCGGAGCGACTCGTCATCTCCAAGCGCACGGCGGACGCCCACGTCGAGCACATCCTGACCAAGCTCGGGGTCGGGACCCGCACCCAGATCGCCGCCCTGTGCGCATCCGACGGCAAGGACGACGAGGAAGTCGGCGACGCGGCCGGGGCCGGCGACGCGTCAGGGGCCGGCGACGCGGCCGGCGGGTGA
- a CDS encoding ATP-binding protein translates to MPDQSTDEIDVIDMLDQPCSIRMEYSPHRLEQIRRIVGARLRCWGLHGLVYDTSFVVTELCSNVRHCDGGTFELAIIRTVDGVRLEVADTSPELVVIPVEPPDFLEPGGRGLFLVSAYASAVGVRPTLTGKVVWAELALKDRDAGGSG, encoded by the coding sequence ATGCCGGACCAGTCGACGGATGAGATCGATGTGATCGACATGCTCGATCAGCCGTGCTCGATCCGTATGGAGTACAGCCCGCACCGCCTGGAGCAGATTCGCCGGATCGTTGGTGCCCGCCTGCGGTGCTGGGGCCTGCACGGGCTGGTGTACGACACGTCGTTCGTGGTGACCGAGCTGTGCAGCAATGTGCGGCACTGCGACGGCGGCACCTTCGAGTTGGCCATCATCCGAACCGTCGATGGTGTCCGCCTCGAAGTGGCCGACACGTCCCCCGAGCTCGTGGTCATCCCCGTGGAGCCACCGGACTTCCTCGAGCCCGGAGGCCGGGGTCTGTTCCTGGTCTCGGCCTACGCCTCCGCTGTCGGCGTGCGGCCGACGCTCACCGGAAAGGTGGTGTGGGCCGAGCTCGCGCTCAAGGACAGAGACGCGGGCGGGTCCGGCTGA
- a CDS encoding metal ABC transporter permease produces MELLSYDFMQRALLAAVLVGITAPAVGIYLVQRRQALMGDGIGHVAMTGVGLGFLLSTSPVWMATLVSVLGAVIMELIRWYGKTRGDIALAMLFYGGMAGGVMFINLAPGGSNANLNSYLFGSLSTVSEDDVLAICLLAAFVVLVTVGLRKQLFAVSQDEEFARVTGLPVRFLNLLIAITAAVTVTVAMRVVGLLLVSALMVVPVAAAQQLTRSFKATFVISVALGVAVTLGGTATSYYQDVPPGATIVLLTIAAFIVLALLSKPLARRRARSVPAHSECPIPEQAATPSLHG; encoded by the coding sequence ATGGAACTCCTCTCCTACGACTTCATGCAGCGGGCGCTGCTCGCCGCCGTCCTCGTCGGCATCACGGCCCCGGCCGTCGGCATCTACCTGGTGCAGCGCCGCCAGGCCCTGATGGGCGACGGCATCGGCCACGTGGCGATGACGGGCGTCGGCCTCGGCTTCCTGCTCTCGACCTCGCCGGTGTGGATGGCGACGCTGGTCTCCGTACTCGGCGCCGTGATCATGGAGTTGATCCGCTGGTACGGGAAGACGCGCGGCGACATCGCGCTCGCGATGCTCTTCTACGGAGGCATGGCGGGCGGCGTCATGTTCATCAACCTGGCGCCCGGCGGCTCCAACGCCAACCTCAACTCGTACCTCTTCGGCTCGCTGTCGACGGTGTCGGAGGACGACGTCCTCGCCATCTGCCTGCTCGCGGCCTTCGTGGTGCTCGTGACGGTGGGCCTGCGCAAGCAGCTGTTCGCGGTGAGCCAGGACGAGGAGTTCGCGCGGGTCACGGGCCTTCCGGTGCGCTTCCTGAACCTGCTGATCGCGATCACGGCGGCGGTCACGGTGACCGTCGCGATGCGCGTGGTCGGCCTGCTCCTGGTCTCCGCCCTGATGGTGGTGCCGGTCGCCGCGGCGCAGCAGCTGACGCGCAGCTTCAAGGCGACGTTCGTGATCTCGGTGGCGCTCGGCGTCGCGGTGACGCTCGGCGGCACCGCCACGTCGTACTACCAGGACGTGCCGCCCGGAGCGACGATCGTGCTGCTGACCATCGCGGCGTTCATCGTCCTCGCGCTGCTCTCGAAGCCGCTCGCCCGGCGCAGGGCACGGTCGGTCCCGGCGCACTCCGAGTGCCCGATCCCGGAGCAGGCCGCGACTCCTTCCCTTCATGGATGA
- the recO gene encoding DNA repair protein RecO encodes MTLIRDDGVVLRTQKLGEADRIITLLTRNHGRVRAVARGVRRTKSKFGARLEPFSHVDVQFFARGSELIGRGLPLCTQSETIAAYGGGIVTDYGRYTAGTAMLETAERFTDHEGEPAVQQYLLLVGALRTLARGEHAPGLVLDAFLLRSLAVNGYAPTFGDCAKCGMPGPNRFFSVGAGGSVCVDCRVPGSVVPSPQALVLLGALLTGDWETADTCEARFVREGNGLVSAYLHWHLERGLRSLRYVEKS; translated from the coding sequence ATGACTCTCATTCGGGACGACGGAGTCGTGCTGCGCACCCAGAAACTCGGCGAAGCCGACCGCATCATCACGCTGCTCACCCGCAACCACGGCCGCGTGCGCGCCGTCGCCCGCGGTGTGCGGCGCACCAAGTCCAAGTTCGGCGCCCGCCTCGAACCCTTCTCGCACGTGGACGTGCAGTTCTTCGCGCGGGGCAGCGAGTTGATCGGCCGCGGGCTCCCGCTGTGCACGCAGAGCGAGACCATCGCCGCGTACGGCGGCGGCATCGTGACGGACTACGGGCGGTATACGGCCGGCACCGCGATGCTGGAGACGGCGGAACGGTTCACCGACCACGAGGGCGAACCCGCGGTACAGCAGTACCTGCTCCTCGTCGGCGCCCTGCGCACGCTCGCCCGCGGCGAGCACGCGCCGGGCCTCGTGCTCGACGCGTTCCTGCTGCGCTCGCTCGCGGTCAACGGCTACGCACCCACCTTCGGTGACTGCGCGAAGTGCGGAATGCCCGGTCCCAACCGGTTTTTCTCCGTCGGCGCGGGCGGCTCGGTTTGCGTCGACTGCCGGGTACCGGGCAGCGTCGTACCCTCACCGCAGGCCCTCGTCCTGCTCGGTGCGCTGCTCACCGGAGACTGGGAGACGGCGGACACGTGCGAGGCACGGTTCGTCCGGGAGGGCAACGGGCTGGTGTCGGCCTACCTGCACTGGCACCTTGAGCGCGGACTGCGATCGCTGCGCTACGTAGAGAAAAGCTAG
- a CDS encoding glycine--tRNA ligase, translating to MAADKIETIVSLSKRRGFVYPCSEIYGGQRAAWDYGPLGVELKENLKRQWWRYMVTSREDVVGIDSSVILATEVWQASGHVATFTDPLTECTSCHKRFRADHLEEAFEAKKGRLPENGLADLSCPNCGNKGTFTEPKQFSGLLSTHLGPTQDSGSVAYLRPETAQGIFTNFSQVQTTSRRKPPFGIAQMGKSFRNEITPGNFIFRTREFEQMEMEFFVKPGEDEAWQEYWMEQRWNWYTGLGMREENMRWFEHPKEKLSHYSKRTADIEYRFSFGGSEWGELEGVANRTDYDLSAHSKASGQDLSYFDQEKGERYTPYVIEPAAGVGRAMLAFMMDAYLEDEAPNAKGKMEKRTVMRFDHRIAPVKVAVLPLSRNPELSPKAKGLAQALRQNWNIDFDDAGAIGRRYRRQDEIGTPFCVTVDFDTLDDNAVTVRERDTMKQERVSLDQIEGYLASRLIGC from the coding sequence GTGGCCGCCGACAAGATCGAAACCATCGTCAGCCTCAGCAAGCGCCGTGGCTTCGTCTACCCCTGCAGCGAGATCTACGGTGGTCAGCGTGCCGCCTGGGACTACGGGCCGCTGGGCGTGGAGCTGAAGGAGAACCTCAAGCGCCAGTGGTGGCGCTACATGGTCACTTCGCGCGAGGACGTCGTCGGTATCGACTCGTCCGTGATCCTGGCGACCGAGGTCTGGCAGGCCTCCGGCCACGTCGCCACGTTCACCGACCCGCTGACCGAGTGCACCTCGTGCCACAAGCGGTTCCGTGCGGACCACCTTGAAGAGGCGTTCGAGGCGAAGAAGGGCCGGCTCCCCGAGAACGGCCTGGCCGACCTCTCCTGCCCCAACTGTGGCAACAAGGGCACGTTCACCGAGCCCAAGCAGTTCTCCGGCCTGCTCTCCACGCACCTCGGCCCGACGCAGGACAGCGGCTCCGTCGCCTACCTGCGCCCCGAGACCGCGCAGGGCATCTTCACCAACTTCAGCCAGGTGCAGACGACTTCGCGCCGCAAGCCGCCCTTCGGCATCGCGCAGATGGGCAAGTCGTTCCGCAACGAGATCACGCCCGGCAACTTCATCTTCCGCACCCGCGAGTTCGAGCAGATGGAGATGGAGTTCTTCGTCAAGCCCGGTGAGGACGAGGCGTGGCAGGAGTACTGGATGGAGCAGCGCTGGAACTGGTACACGGGCCTCGGCATGCGCGAGGAGAACATGCGCTGGTTCGAGCACCCGAAGGAGAAGCTCTCCCACTACTCGAAGCGCACCGCTGACATCGAGTACCGCTTCAGCTTCGGCGGCAGCGAGTGGGGCGAGCTCGAGGGCGTCGCCAACCGCACCGACTACGACCTGTCCGCGCACTCCAAGGCCTCCGGCCAGGACCTCTCCTACTTCGACCAGGAGAAGGGCGAGCGCTACACGCCGTACGTCATCGAGCCCGCGGCCGGTGTCGGCCGCGCGATGCTCGCGTTCATGATGGACGCGTACCTCGAGGACGAGGCGCCCAACGCCAAGGGCAAGATGGAGAAGCGCACGGTCATGCGCTTCGACCACCGCATCGCCCCGGTGAAGGTCGCGGTCCTCCCGCTGTCCCGCAACCCGGAGCTGTCGCCGAAGGCGAAGGGCCTCGCGCAGGCGCTGCGGCAGAACTGGAACATCGACTTCGACGACGCCGGCGCCATCGGCCGTCGTTACCGTCGCCAGGACGAGATCGGCACGCCGTTCTGCGTCACCGTCGACTTCGACACCCTCGACGACAACGCGGTGACCGTGCGCGAGCGCGACACCATGAAGCAGGAGCGCGTCTCCCTCGACCAGATCGAGGGCTACCTCGCCAGCCGCCTCATCGGCTGCTGA
- a CDS encoding Fur family transcriptional regulator yields the protein MAAPVRGRSTRQRAAVAAALDEVDEFRSAQELHDVLKHKGDSVGLTTVYRTLQSLADAGEVDVLRTSEGEAVYRRCSTGDHHHHLVCRVCGKAVEVEGPAVEKWAEAIASEHGYVNVAHTVEIFGTCAECAAAASAH from the coding sequence GTGGCAGCCCCGGTTCGAGGCAGGTCGACCCGCCAGCGCGCGGCCGTGGCGGCGGCGCTCGACGAGGTGGACGAGTTCCGCAGCGCCCAGGAGCTGCACGACGTCCTCAAGCACAAGGGCGACTCCGTCGGGCTGACCACGGTGTACCGCACGCTTCAGTCCCTCGCCGACGCGGGCGAGGTGGATGTCCTGCGCACCTCGGAGGGCGAGGCGGTCTACCGCCGCTGCTCCACGGGTGACCATCACCACCACCTGGTGTGCCGGGTGTGCGGCAAGGCGGTCGAGGTCGAGGGCCCCGCAGTGGAGAAGTGGGCCGAGGCAATTGCCTCCGAGCACGGTTACGTCAACGTGGCCCACACGGTGGAGATCTTCGGCACCTGCGCGGAGTGCGCGGCGGCTGCCTCCGCGCACTGA
- a CDS encoding metal ABC transporter ATP-binding protein: protein MGEREAVISLSKVTAELGGRPVLRGIDLTVHRGEVVALLGANGSGKSTAIRSVIGQVPTTGGGIEIFGTPRRRFKDWARVGYVPQRTTAAGGVPATVSEVVSSGRLSRAKFGMMRKADRDAVTRALELVGMADRAKDSVDALSGGQHQRVLIARALAAEPELLIMDEPMAGVDLASQEILAATLRTQVAAGASVLLVLHELGPLEPLIDRAVVLRDGCVLHDGPPPQAVGQHALPGHDHVHPHTHAAAEPIRTGLLS from the coding sequence ATGGGTGAACGGGAAGCCGTCATCTCGCTGAGCAAGGTGACCGCCGAGCTCGGCGGGCGTCCCGTGCTGCGCGGCATCGATCTCACCGTGCACCGCGGCGAGGTCGTGGCCCTGCTGGGGGCGAACGGCTCGGGCAAGTCCACCGCGATCCGCAGCGTCATCGGGCAGGTCCCGACCACCGGCGGCGGGATCGAGATCTTCGGCACGCCGCGGCGGCGCTTCAAGGACTGGGCGCGCGTCGGCTACGTACCGCAGCGCACGACGGCCGCGGGCGGCGTGCCCGCGACGGTGTCCGAGGTCGTCTCCTCCGGCCGCTTGTCGCGCGCGAAGTTCGGCATGATGCGCAAGGCCGACCGGGACGCGGTGACCCGCGCCCTCGAACTCGTCGGGATGGCGGACCGCGCGAAGGACTCCGTGGACGCGCTCTCCGGCGGCCAGCACCAGCGCGTGCTCATCGCGCGCGCCCTGGCCGCCGAACCCGAGCTGCTGATCATGGACGAGCCGATGGCGGGCGTCGACCTGGCCAGCCAGGAGATCCTCGCGGCGACGCTGCGCACGCAGGTCGCGGCCGGCGCGTCCGTCCTCCTCGTGCTGCACGAACTCGGCCCGCTGGAACCGCTGATCGACCGCGCGGTCGTCCTGCGCGACGGCTGCGTGCTGCACGACGGCCCGCCCCCGCAGGCCGTCGGCCAGCACGCGCTGCCCGGACACGACCACGTACACCCGCACACGCACGCGGCCGCCGAGCCGATCCGGACAGGACTGCTGAGCTGA
- a CDS encoding DUF397 domain-containing protein, with the protein MSTGTTDSIPFGIALEKEKARLYALDISEAQWLSAPGGPTRGGPVEIAALGDGAVALRNPADPRGLVLRFTAHEWEAFKLGALHGEFD; encoded by the coding sequence ATGAGCACGGGCACCACGGACAGCATTCCGTTCGGTATCGCACTGGAGAAAGAGAAAGCGCGGCTCTATGCGCTCGACATCTCCGAGGCCCAATGGCTGAGTGCCCCCGGCGGCCCGACCCGGGGCGGCCCCGTGGAGATCGCCGCGCTCGGCGACGGCGCGGTGGCCCTGCGCAATCCGGCCGACCCCCGAGGGCTCGTCCTGCGCTTCACCGCCCATGAGTGGGAGGCGTTCAAACTCGGGGCGCTGCACGGCGAGTTCGACTGA
- a CDS encoding metal ABC transporter substrate-binding protein, with translation MNVRVLRSPRRLIPVAAATALGLGALTACGSSAADDKGSDGKLSVVASFYPMQYLAQEIGGDHVDVTNLTEPGQEPHDLEVSAKQRAQLEESDVAVYLKGLQPSVDEAIDQSDIKTKVDAGTLTALEKHGTEVDGHDHEHGEHTHDADAADPHIWLDPVKYAEVAEGVGKALEKADPDHAAEYKKNTKALVGDLDELNTKFEKGLKDTRSSTFITTHAAFGYLAERYGLTEEAINGLDPESEPSAARVKALQKTAKADGVSTVFYETLVSDKTARTLAGDAKLKTDVLDPIEGITDKSKGDDYISVMESNLAALQKALGTK, from the coding sequence ATGAACGTACGTGTGCTCCGCAGTCCTCGCCGCCTGATACCCGTCGCCGCCGCCACCGCCCTCGGCCTCGGTGCCCTGACCGCGTGCGGCAGCTCCGCCGCGGACGACAAGGGGAGCGACGGCAAGCTGAGCGTCGTCGCGTCGTTCTATCCGATGCAGTACCTCGCCCAGGAGATCGGCGGCGACCACGTCGACGTCACGAACCTGACGGAGCCCGGCCAGGAGCCGCACGACCTGGAGGTCAGCGCCAAGCAGCGCGCCCAGCTCGAGGAGTCCGACGTCGCCGTCTACCTGAAGGGCCTGCAGCCCTCCGTGGACGAGGCCATCGACCAGTCCGACATCAAGACGAAGGTCGACGCCGGCACCCTGACCGCCCTCGAGAAGCACGGCACCGAGGTCGACGGTCACGACCACGAGCACGGCGAGCACACCCACGACGCGGACGCCGCCGACCCGCACATCTGGCTCGACCCGGTGAAGTACGCCGAGGTCGCCGAGGGCGTCGGCAAGGCCCTGGAGAAGGCCGACCCGGACCACGCGGCCGAGTACAAGAAGAACACCAAGGCACTGGTCGGCGACCTCGACGAGCTGAACACCAAGTTCGAGAAGGGCCTGAAGGACACCAGGTCCTCGACCTTCATCACCACGCACGCCGCCTTCGGCTACCTCGCCGAGCGCTACGGCCTCACCGAGGAGGCCATCAACGGCCTGGACCCGGAGAGCGAGCCCAGCGCCGCCCGCGTCAAGGCGCTCCAGAAGACGGCGAAGGCCGACGGGGTCTCCACCGTCTTCTACGAGACGCTCGTCAGCGACAAGACGGCCAGGACCCTCGCGGGCGACGCGAAGCTCAAGACCGATGTGCTCGACCCGATCGAGGGCATCACCGACAAGTCCAAGGGCGACGACTACATCTCGGTCATGGAGTCGAATCTGGCGGCGCTCCAGAAGGCGCTGGGCACCAAGTGA
- a CDS encoding isoprenyl transferase has product MARRGILGRNRREYTAPEPHPSGARPPKIPGELVPQHVAIVMDGNGRWAKDRGLPRTEGHKVGAERVLDVLQGAIEMGVGAISLYAFSTENWKRSPDEVRFLMNFNRDFIRKTRDQLDELGVRVRWVGRMPKLWKSVAKELEISQEQTKDNDKLTLYFCMNYGGRAEIADAAQALAEDVKAGRLDPSKVSEKTFAKYLYYADMPDVDLFLRPSGEQRTSNYLLWQSAYAEMVFQDVLWPDFDRRDLWRACVEYASRDRRFGGATPNEVLLQLEGGQ; this is encoded by the coding sequence ATGGCACGTCGCGGAATCCTCGGACGCAACCGCCGTGAGTACACAGCGCCCGAACCGCACCCGTCGGGCGCGCGGCCGCCGAAGATCCCCGGCGAGCTGGTGCCCCAGCACGTGGCGATCGTCATGGACGGCAACGGACGCTGGGCCAAGGACCGCGGCCTGCCGCGCACCGAGGGCCACAAGGTCGGCGCGGAGCGTGTCCTCGACGTGCTCCAGGGCGCCATCGAGATGGGCGTCGGCGCCATCTCCCTGTACGCCTTCTCCACGGAGAACTGGAAGCGCTCGCCCGACGAGGTGCGCTTCCTCATGAACTTCAACCGGGACTTCATCCGCAAGACCCGCGACCAGCTCGACGAGCTCGGTGTGCGGGTGCGCTGGGTGGGGCGCATGCCCAAGCTGTGGAAGTCGGTCGCCAAGGAGCTGGAGATCTCCCAGGAGCAGACCAAGGACAACGACAAGCTGACCTTGTACTTCTGCATGAACTACGGCGGCCGCGCCGAGATCGCCGACGCCGCGCAGGCGCTCGCAGAGGACGTGAAGGCGGGCCGCCTCGACCCGTCCAAGGTCAGCGAGAAGACCTTCGCGAAGTACCTCTACTACGCCGACATGCCCGACGTGGACCTGTTCCTGCGCCCCAGCGGCGAACAGCGCACGTCCAACTACCTTCTGTGGCAGAGCGCGTACGCCGAGATGGTCTTCCAGGACGTCCTGTGGCCGGACTTCGACCGCCGCGACCTGTGGCGCGCGTGCGTCGAGTACGCCTCGCGCGACCGGCGGTTCGGCGGGGCGACGCCGAACGAGGTGCTGCTTCAGCTGGAGGGCGGGCAGTAG